A section of the Paenibacillus yonginensis genome encodes:
- the abc-f gene encoding ribosomal protection-like ABC-F family protein, producing the protein MILQTQHIQKYYGAELVLSDVSLEIGAGEKVGLIGRNGAGKTTLLRVLSGLEKPDGGQLAVQKGTRIGVLAQIPQGLEGQTVYGKLQEAFKELLDCQAEMERLALELGSSGGAGQEAANHEAALAKYGQLLEKFEAGGGYEMDARIERVTRGLGIPEEQLERPFASLSGGEKTKIGLAVILLQDPDLLILDEPTNHLDLEAVRWLEEYLRALKAAVIVISHDRYFLDAVTVKTIEIEDGEAFTYHGNYSCYKTEKEALLMRQFADYQEQQKKIRKMQETIKQLIEWGNRSNPPNAGFHRRAASMQKALDRMVKLKRPVLERKAIDLQLTQQDRSGKRAMVLDQAGKSFGGRRLFAGLNATLMYGDCAVLIGGNGTGKSTLLKCAIGQETLDEGEARLGSRAELGYLAQESVPDAGKDTVLDYYRREAGMETGEARGQLARFLFYGADVFKRVSDLSGGEWTRLRLAILMRQQPNLLLLDEPTNHLDIDSREALEEALEEFAGSVLAVSHDRYFINRIASRIWSLEAGQLYDYAGNYDDYLEQRAGRRDFSGGVLKAEAEAPSAPAPLPLAPPVKPSGGSKQPAAANPASIARLERDIAETESALARLDAAMLEPANACDAEKLQRLQAEREPLQSRLDAFYERYFVMLEE; encoded by the coding sequence CGGACAGCTTGCTGTCCAGAAAGGCACACGGATCGGCGTGCTGGCGCAAATTCCGCAGGGCCTGGAGGGCCAGACGGTCTATGGCAAGCTTCAGGAGGCCTTTAAAGAGCTGCTGGACTGCCAGGCCGAAATGGAGCGGCTGGCTTTGGAGCTTGGCAGCAGCGGAGGCGCAGGACAAGAAGCCGCGAATCACGAGGCCGCATTGGCCAAATATGGTCAGCTGCTGGAGAAGTTCGAGGCCGGCGGGGGTTATGAAATGGATGCCCGTATCGAGCGGGTTACCCGAGGTCTGGGCATCCCCGAAGAGCAGCTTGAACGGCCTTTCGCCTCGCTGTCGGGCGGGGAGAAGACGAAGATCGGTCTGGCCGTCATTTTGCTGCAGGACCCTGACCTGCTGATTCTTGATGAGCCGACCAATCACCTCGACCTGGAGGCCGTGCGATGGCTGGAGGAGTATCTTCGTGCGCTTAAGGCGGCCGTTATCGTGATTTCTCATGACCGCTATTTTCTGGATGCCGTCACAGTCAAAACGATCGAAATTGAAGACGGAGAAGCCTTCACTTATCATGGGAACTACAGCTGCTACAAAACGGAAAAAGAAGCCCTGCTAATGCGGCAGTTCGCCGATTACCAGGAGCAGCAGAAGAAGATCAGGAAGATGCAGGAGACGATCAAGCAGCTCATTGAATGGGGCAACCGCTCCAACCCGCCGAATGCCGGCTTCCACCGCCGGGCGGCCTCGATGCAGAAGGCGCTGGATCGCATGGTCAAGCTGAAGCGGCCGGTGCTGGAGCGCAAGGCGATCGACCTGCAGCTGACGCAGCAGGACCGCTCCGGCAAACGGGCGATGGTCCTCGACCAGGCCGGCAAAAGCTTCGGCGGGCGCCGGCTGTTCGCGGGTCTGAACGCGACCCTCATGTACGGCGACTGCGCCGTCCTGATCGGCGGCAACGGGACAGGCAAAAGCACCCTGCTGAAGTGCGCAATCGGCCAGGAGACGCTGGACGAAGGCGAAGCCCGCCTCGGTTCCCGGGCGGAGCTTGGATACCTCGCCCAAGAGAGCGTGCCGGACGCGGGCAAAGACACGGTGCTGGACTATTACCGGCGCGAAGCCGGAATGGAGACCGGAGAAGCGCGCGGCCAGCTGGCGCGCTTCCTGTTCTACGGCGCCGACGTGTTCAAACGCGTCAGCGACCTGTCAGGCGGCGAGTGGACGCGGCTGCGGCTCGCCATCCTGATGCGGCAGCAGCCAAACCTGCTGCTGCTCGACGAACCGACGAACCACCTCGATATCGACTCCCGCGAAGCGCTGGAGGAGGCGCTGGAGGAGTTCGCCGGCTCGGTGCTTGCGGTCTCTCATGACCGCTACTTCATCAACCGGATTGCCAGCCGGATCTGGAGCCTGGAAGCAGGGCAGCTGTATGATTACGCCGGCAATTACGACGATTATCTGGAGCAGCGGGCAGGCAGACGGGACTTCTCTGGCGGGGTCCTGAAGGCTGAGGCCGAGGCTCCGTCTGCTCCCGCTCCACTGCCCTTGGCCCCGCCGGTCAAACCGTCCGGCGGCTCTAAACAGCCAGCGGCAGCCAATCCCGCCTCGATCGCCCGGCTGGAACGGGACATTGCCGAGACAGAGTCCGCCCTGGCCCGTTTGGATGCCGCCATGCTGGAGCCGGCAAACGCCTGTGACGCCGAGAAGCTTCAGAGGCTGCAAGCAGAACGCGAGCCTCTGCAAAGCAGGCTGGACGCTTTTTATGAACGATATTTTGTTATGCTTGAGGAATAA